The Rana temporaria chromosome 4, aRanTem1.1, whole genome shotgun sequence genome contains a region encoding:
- the PNO1 gene encoding RNA-binding protein PNO1, with product METEIPAAAEETFTSVTSRKSRKRRAPEDKSMDTGEQPRKRPDFPQISGDKLMGDKEELRKIPVPSHRYTPLKDNWMKIFTPIVEHLQLQVRFNLKTRNVEIRTCKETTDVGALTKAADFVRAFILGFQVEDALALVRLDDLFLETFEVTDVKPLKGDHLSRAIGRIAGKGGKTKFTIENVTKTRIVLADSKIHLLGSFQNIKMARTAICNLILGSPPSKVYGNIRAVASRAADRF from the exons ATGGAAACGGAGATCCCCGCCGCCGCTGAGGAGACCTTCACCAGCGTGACCAGCAGGAAAAGTAGGAAGCGGAGGGCGCCGGAGGACAAGTCCATGGACACCGGGGAGCAGCCCCGAAAGAGGCCCGACTTCCCGCAGATCTCCGGGGACAAGCTCATG GGTGATAAGGAAGAGTTGAGAAAGATTCCTGTTCCCTCACACCGTTATACACCTCTGAAAGACAACTGGATGAAGATCTTTACCCCGATTGTAGAACACTTGCAGCTTCAGGTTCGGTTCAACTTGAAAACAAGAAATGTGGAGATAAGG ACTTGTAAAGAAACAACAGATGTTGGCGCGCTCACTAAAGCGGCAGATTTTGTCAGAGCGTTCATCCTGGGCTTCCAGGTAGAg gaTGCCTTGGCTTTGGTTCGATTAGATGACCTCTTTTTAGAAACCTTTGAAGTCACAGATG TTAAACCATTAAAAGGAGACCATCTTTCTCGTGCAATCGGCAGAATAGCTGGAAAAGGAGGAAAAACAAAGTTCACCATTGAGAATGTAACGAAAACCAGGATAGTTCTTGCTGACTC GAAAATACACCTCTTGGGATCATTCCAAAATATTAAGATGGCAAGAACGGCAATTTGTAACCTCATTCTAG GAAGTCCACCATCTAAAGTATATGGGAACATTCGGGCTGTGGCAAGCAGAGCAGCGGATCGTTTTTAA